CTGTTGAATCAATGGCAAGAGCACACGGTTTTGATGGCCTTGTTTTAATTCCTACGTGTGATAAAATCGTTCCTGGAATGATAATGGGTGCTTTAAGATTAAATATTCCATTTATCGTAGTTACTGGGGGACCAATGCTTCCAGGCGAATTCCAAGGTAAAAAATGCGAACTTATTAGTCTTTTTGAAGGGGTTGGTGAGTATCAGGTTGGAAAAATTACTGAAGAAGAATTAAAAAGTATTGAAGAATGTGCGTGCCCGGGTGCTGGAAGCTGTGCAGGGCTTTACACTGCAAACAGTATGGCATGCCTTACAGAAGCTCTCGGACTATCTCTTCCAATGTGTGCAACAATACATGCGGTTGATGCTCAAAAGGTTAGAATCGCTAAAAAAACTGGCTCTAAAATTGTTGACTTGGTAAAAGAAGATGTAAAACCAACAGATATATTGACAAAGGAAGCTTTTGAAAACGCTATTTTAGTTGACCTTGCACTTGGTGGATCGACAAATACAACATTACACATTCCTGCAATTGCAAATGAAATTGAAAATAAATTCATAACTCTCGATGACTTTGATAGATTGAGCAACGAAGTTCCACACATTGCATCAATCAAACCCGGTGGAGAACACTACATGATTGACCTCCATAATGCAGGAGGTATTCCTGCAGTATTAAATGTTTTAAAGGGAAAAATTAGAGATACAAAAACGGTTGACGGAAGAAGTACTTTAGAAATTGCAGAATCTGTCAAATACATAAATTACGACGTTATAAGAAAAGTAGAAGCTCCAGTTCACGAAACTGCCGGTTTGAGAGTTTTAAAAGGAAATCTTGCTCCAAACGGTTGCGTTGTAAAAATCGGTGCAGTAAATCCAAAAATGTACAAACACGATGGACCTGCAAAAGTTTACAATTCAGAAGATGAAGCAATTTCTGCGATACTCGGTGGAAAAATTGTAGAAGGCGACGTTATAGTAATTAGATACGAAGGACCATCAGGTGGCCCGGGAATGAGAGAAATGCTCTCCCCAACTTCAGCAATCTGTGGAATGGGTCTTGATGACAGCGTTGCATTAATTACTGACGGAAGATTCAGTGGGGGAAGCAGAGGTCCATGTATAGGCCACGTTTCTCCAGAAGCTGCTGCTGGCGGAGTAATTGCTGCAATTGAAAACGGAGATATCATCAAAATTGACATGATTGGAAAAGAAATAAATGTTGATTTGGATGAATCAGTAATTAAAGAAAGACTTTCAAAATTGGATGAATTTGAGCCTAAAATCAAAAAAGGCTATTTATCAAGATATTCAAGGCTCGTTTCTTCAGCTGATGAAGGAGCGGTTTTAAAATAACTAAAAAATACTTTTTTTAAATTTTAATTTTTGAATTTTAAAAATGATTAAAAAAATAGTAATTCATGGAAAAATTATTCCATGTCCCCTCTTTCTCTGAGTTCATCAATTTTGCACTCACATGTTTCTTCCATATCAATGAATCTGTCTTTTAACTGTGCTAAAACTTTTGGAACTGATGTGTATTCCATCATTGATTCAGGCAATCTGTGTGGCATGAATGGACCCATTGATCTCATCATTTCAGCCATATCAAGTGCTTTTTCTCTTGCTTTGTCAAATGATTTGTCTGCGAAGAGGTCGTTTGGTCCAACCAATCTTCCGTGTGATAACTGGAATCCTAAAGCCATAACTCTTGCAGGTCCGTCAAATCTTGCAGGCATTGCATCCTCTTCAGCAACAGGCATGATAGGTCCAAAGTGGCATCCTCTCATCCATCCTGCAACGAGGTGTGGGTTTGCAAATCCTTCTAAAACTTCCCCAACTGCAGGGAATCCGCTTTGAGCCCTTACAATTGCTACAGGATCGTCTTTTCCAACGTATTCTCCAGCAATCATGTTTAATTTTTCTGATGAACATACTGCTGCAATTTCGTTGTCTTTTCTTCTGTAAACTCTTTTTACAGCGTATTTTTCAGTGTTTCCGATTAATGCGAGTAATGAATATAATTCTTCTGGAGCATCTAAGAATACTCTTTTATGTGCAAAAACATCTAAAATTTCGTATCTAAATCCTGATGTCATTGA
Above is a genomic segment from Methanococcus maripaludis containing:
- the fbp gene encoding fructose-1,6-bisphosphate aldolase/phosphatase, producing MEEKVTLSVIKADVGGLCGHTLAPEELLDAAEYVLENALDETLIDYYVTNCGDDIDMIMTHKKGTDNEEVHKLAWTALEEATEVAKELKLYGAGQDLLSNSFSGNVKGLGPGCAEMEFVERPSEPVVVFCCDKTDPAAFNLPFYKMFADPFSTAGLVYDPSMTSGFRYEILDVFAHKRVFLDAPEELYSLLALIGNTEKYAVKRVYRRKDNEIAAVCSSEKLNMIAGEYVGKDDPVAIVRAQSGFPAVGEVLEGFANPHLVAGWMRGCHFGPIMPVAEEDAMPARFDGPARVMALGFQLSHGRLVGPNDLFADKSFDKAREKALDMAEMMRSMGPFMPHRLPESMMEYTSVPKVLAQLKDRFIDMEETCECKIDELRERGDME
- the ilvD gene encoding dihydroxy-acid dehydratase, which codes for MISDNVKKGVIRSPNRALLKACGYSDEDMEKPFIGVVNSFTEVVPGHIHLKTLSEAVKHGVYANGGTPFEFNTIGICDGIAMGHEGMKYSLPSREIIADAVESMARAHGFDGLVLIPTCDKIVPGMIMGALRLNIPFIVVTGGPMLPGEFQGKKCELISLFEGVGEYQVGKITEEELKSIEECACPGAGSCAGLYTANSMACLTEALGLSLPMCATIHAVDAQKVRIAKKTGSKIVDLVKEDVKPTDILTKEAFENAILVDLALGGSTNTTLHIPAIANEIENKFITLDDFDRLSNEVPHIASIKPGGEHYMIDLHNAGGIPAVLNVLKGKIRDTKTVDGRSTLEIAESVKYINYDVIRKVEAPVHETAGLRVLKGNLAPNGCVVKIGAVNPKMYKHDGPAKVYNSEDEAISAILGGKIVEGDVIVIRYEGPSGGPGMREMLSPTSAICGMGLDDSVALITDGRFSGGSRGPCIGHVSPEAAAGGVIAAIENGDIIKIDMIGKEINVDLDESVIKERLSKLDEFEPKIKKGYLSRYSRLVSSADEGAVLK